Proteins from a genomic interval of Leifsonia shinshuensis:
- a CDS encoding DUF1304 domain-containing protein: MAILGSVLIALAAVVHLGFFAMESMLWSSPTVWRRFGLTSQRDADVVRPMAYNQGFYNLFLAGGAAVGLVLYWTTLRHVGFGLMFFTGASMVLAAIVLLTTGRRYWGASLLQGLPPLLGLVLFSVAHAG, encoded by the coding sequence ATGGCGATCCTCGGCTCCGTCCTCATCGCGCTCGCGGCGGTGGTGCACCTCGGGTTCTTCGCGATGGAGAGCATGCTGTGGTCATCGCCGACCGTCTGGCGCCGGTTCGGGCTGACGAGCCAGCGGGACGCGGACGTGGTGCGGCCGATGGCCTACAACCAGGGCTTCTACAACCTCTTCCTGGCCGGCGGCGCCGCGGTGGGCTTGGTGCTGTACTGGACGACCCTGCGGCACGTCGGCTTCGGCCTGATGTTCTTCACCGGGGCGTCCATGGTCCTGGCCGCGATCGTGCTGCTGACGACCGGCCGGCGCTACTGGGGCGCGTCGCTGCTGCAGGGGCTTCCGCCGCTGCTCGGGCTGGTGCTGTTCTCGGTCGCGCACGCGGGGTGA
- a CDS encoding ATP-binding cassette domain-containing protein — protein sequence MESAVTDQERSSREPVLSLRGISKGFGAVQALTDIHLDVYPGEVVALVGDNGAGKSTLVKILAGVHPQDSGTITFDGQDVNIPSPAASRGLGIATVFQDLALCDNLDVVSNLFLGREITRGTLDEEEMEKRSWSLLRQLSARIPSVRIAVASLSGGQRQTVAIARSLIGDPRIVILDEPTAALGVAQTAEVLNLIERLRERGLGVILISHNMADVQAVADRVAVLRLGRNNGDFRVPDVSYEEIISAITGATDNVVAQRAERIEERVERIENSEGKQA from the coding sequence ATGGAATCCGCGGTCACCGACCAGGAGCGGTCCAGCCGAGAGCCCGTCCTCTCGCTGCGGGGGATCTCGAAAGGATTCGGCGCCGTGCAGGCGCTCACCGACATCCACCTCGACGTCTACCCGGGGGAGGTCGTCGCCCTCGTCGGCGACAACGGAGCCGGGAAGTCCACCCTGGTCAAGATCCTCGCGGGGGTTCACCCGCAGGACTCCGGGACGATCACCTTCGACGGCCAGGACGTCAACATCCCGTCGCCCGCGGCGTCGCGCGGGCTGGGCATCGCCACGGTGTTCCAGGACCTCGCGCTCTGCGACAACCTGGACGTCGTCTCCAATCTCTTCCTCGGCCGGGAGATCACCCGAGGAACGCTCGACGAGGAGGAGATGGAGAAGCGGTCGTGGAGCCTGCTTCGGCAGCTCTCGGCGCGGATCCCGTCGGTCCGCATCGCGGTCGCGTCGCTCTCGGGCGGGCAGCGGCAGACGGTCGCCATCGCCCGCTCGCTGATCGGCGACCCGCGCATCGTCATCCTGGACGAGCCGACCGCCGCGCTCGGCGTCGCCCAGACCGCCGAGGTGCTGAACCTCATCGAGCGGCTGCGCGAACGCGGGCTCGGGGTCATCCTGATCAGCCACAACATGGCGGACGTCCAGGCGGTCGCCGACCGGGTCGCGGTCCTGCGGCTCGGCCGCAACAACGGGGACTTCCGGGTCCCCGACGTCAGCTACGAAGAGATCATCTCGGCGATCACCGGCGCCACCGACAACGTCGTCGCGCAACGGGCCGAACGCATCGAGGAGCGCGTCGAGCGCATCGAGAACAGCGAAGGGAAGCAGGCCTGA
- a CDS encoding FAD-dependent oxidoreductase, with the protein MESLQASCAVSGGGPAGMMLGLILARAGLDVVVLEKHADFFRDFRGDTIHPSTVGVLGELGLRDAFLGLPHTSIRTLDAVVDGTRLHPIDFRRLPPPDDFLVLAPQWDFLTFLAGEAERHPNFRLLMSTAATGLIRDGDTVRGLVAEGPDGPVRVEADLTVAADGRDSALRATAGLRPRRFGVPIDVIWFRLPKPAETHPSTLAYLGDGAMVITIDRGDYFQTGLVIAKGGIDQLRAAGLPAFRSAVAGAAPFLRGPLETITDWEPLTLLSVQIDRLPRWYRHGFLAIGDAAHAMSPAFGVGVNYAVQDAVAAANALAAPLRDGPVDLRLLDAVQRRRLPPVEWMQRIQLAAHRGISRPGAGPLLSRSPSPALRLAIAAATPVAQRLTARLIGRGLRPESVAPELR; encoded by the coding sequence ATGGAATCGCTGCAGGCGTCCTGCGCCGTCTCCGGGGGTGGGCCCGCGGGGATGATGCTCGGACTGATCCTCGCCCGCGCCGGGCTCGACGTGGTCGTGCTCGAGAAGCACGCCGACTTCTTCCGCGACTTCCGCGGCGACACCATCCATCCGTCCACCGTCGGCGTGCTGGGGGAGCTCGGGCTGCGCGACGCGTTCCTCGGCCTCCCGCACACCAGCATCCGAACGCTCGACGCGGTGGTCGACGGCACCCGGCTGCATCCGATCGACTTCCGCAGGCTGCCGCCTCCCGACGACTTCCTAGTGCTCGCGCCGCAGTGGGACTTCCTGACCTTCCTGGCCGGGGAGGCCGAGCGGCACCCGAACTTCCGGCTGCTGATGAGCACCGCCGCGACCGGGCTGATCCGCGACGGCGACACCGTCCGCGGGCTGGTGGCCGAGGGCCCGGACGGCCCCGTGCGCGTGGAGGCCGACCTGACCGTGGCCGCGGACGGGCGCGACTCCGCGCTGCGGGCCACCGCGGGGCTCCGGCCGCGCCGCTTCGGCGTGCCGATCGACGTCATCTGGTTCCGGCTGCCGAAACCCGCAGAGACGCACCCTTCGACGCTCGCGTACCTCGGCGACGGCGCCATGGTGATCACGATCGACCGCGGCGACTACTTCCAGACCGGGCTGGTCATCGCCAAGGGCGGCATCGATCAGCTGCGTGCGGCGGGTCTGCCGGCCTTCCGGTCCGCGGTGGCGGGCGCGGCGCCGTTCCTGCGCGGGCCGCTGGAGACGATCACCGACTGGGAGCCGCTCACGCTGCTGAGCGTGCAGATCGACCGCCTTCCGCGCTGGTACCGGCACGGCTTCCTCGCGATCGGCGACGCGGCGCACGCGATGTCCCCGGCCTTCGGCGTCGGCGTCAACTACGCCGTGCAGGACGCGGTCGCCGCGGCGAACGCGCTGGCGGCGCCCCTCCGCGACGGGCCCGTCGACCTGCGCCTCCTCGACGCGGTGCAGCGCAGGAGGCTGCCCCCGGTCGAGTGGATGCAGCGCATCCAGCTGGCCGCGCACCGCGGGATCAGCCGCCCGGGCGCCGGGCCGCTGCTGTCGCGCTCGCCGTCGCCGGCGCTGCGGCTGGCGATCGCCGCGGCGACGCCGGTCGCGCAGCGGCTCACCGCCCGGCTGATCGGGCGCGGCCTGCGCCCGGAGTCGGTCGCGCCCGAGCTGCGCTGA
- a CDS encoding LssY C-terminal domain-containing protein has product MAGTGEPDGPVRAEPAPGGTGPSTTGSGPSGISAEPSKTLSATGRRVSVNAVVDNIFFVFGGVAAVWLAFIILTESFSWGWFLLAFFVLFWIVLAYLVLPRLHRILTQIYVPDYFIGRARTSDGLLGDPINLALLGSEAQLDEAMTSAGWTRADDVTAASSRRIITSTLLRRSYDEAPVSPLFLFGHQQDMAYQQEVQGNPAKRHHVRFWRCPEGWLLPGGHRVEWLAAGTFDRSVGFSLFTLQITHKIDANTDIERDHIVSTLQRADLGVEVAVIRDFSSGYHARNGGGDAIETDGDLPVVDLTAVEVEPRAVAVAADADQRRLERAERRPVPTTLGFLLMLLRVVAGVVTVVTTVLAWPAFIRAELLSGTGKALSAAEQQSADLVFGIAMGVFAAGLVFYFAISLLVFTGSNWARIVAMSYSALLILVAAIDFFNGGEQVTLRTNILGLPLDILVVLALSSQRARHWARRPRARSRRGAGRGAGAAGGAGVARERAEAAALAAEDAPADDTTVR; this is encoded by the coding sequence ATGGCGGGGACCGGTGAGCCGGACGGGCCGGTGCGGGCGGAACCCGCGCCAGGCGGCACCGGGCCGTCCACGACCGGGAGCGGGCCCTCCGGAATCAGTGCCGAGCCCTCCAAGACCCTGTCCGCGACCGGGCGCCGGGTCTCGGTCAACGCCGTCGTCGACAACATCTTCTTCGTCTTCGGCGGGGTCGCGGCCGTCTGGCTGGCGTTCATCATCCTCACGGAGAGCTTCTCCTGGGGCTGGTTCCTGCTCGCCTTCTTCGTCCTGTTCTGGATCGTGCTCGCCTACCTCGTGCTCCCGCGGCTGCACCGCATCCTCACCCAGATCTACGTGCCGGACTACTTCATCGGCCGCGCCCGGACGAGCGACGGCCTCCTGGGCGACCCGATCAACCTCGCCCTCCTGGGCTCGGAGGCGCAGCTCGACGAGGCGATGACCTCCGCCGGCTGGACCCGGGCGGACGACGTGACCGCGGCCTCCAGCCGACGCATCATCACTTCCACCCTGCTCCGCCGCAGCTACGACGAGGCGCCCGTCAGCCCGCTCTTCCTGTTCGGGCACCAGCAGGACATGGCGTACCAGCAGGAGGTCCAGGGCAATCCCGCCAAGCGCCACCACGTCCGGTTCTGGCGCTGCCCGGAGGGCTGGCTGCTGCCGGGAGGCCACCGGGTCGAGTGGCTCGCGGCCGGCACGTTCGACCGGTCGGTGGGCTTCTCGCTGTTCACACTGCAGATCACGCACAAGATCGACGCCAACACCGACATCGAGCGCGACCACATCGTCTCGACGCTCCAGCGGGCGGACCTCGGGGTCGAGGTCGCGGTCATCCGGGACTTCTCGTCCGGCTACCACGCCCGCAACGGCGGCGGCGACGCCATCGAGACCGACGGCGACCTCCCGGTGGTCGACCTCACCGCCGTGGAGGTGGAGCCGCGCGCGGTCGCGGTCGCCGCGGACGCCGACCAGCGGCGGCTCGAGCGGGCCGAGCGCCGGCCGGTGCCGACGACGCTGGGCTTCCTGCTCATGCTGCTGCGCGTGGTGGCGGGCGTGGTGACGGTGGTGACCACCGTGCTGGCCTGGCCGGCGTTCATCCGGGCCGAGCTGCTGTCGGGGACCGGCAAGGCGCTCTCGGCGGCCGAGCAGCAGAGCGCGGACCTCGTCTTCGGGATCGCGATGGGCGTGTTCGCGGCGGGGCTGGTGTTCTACTTCGCGATCTCGCTGCTCGTCTTCACCGGGAGCAACTGGGCGCGCATCGTCGCCATGTCGTACAGCGCGCTGCTGATCCTGGTGGCCGCGATCGACTTCTTCAACGGCGGTGAGCAGGTGACCCTGCGCACGAACATCCTCGGCCTCCCGCTCGACATCCTGGTCGTGCTCGCGCTCTCGTCCCAGCGGGCGCGGCACTGGGCACGGCGCCCGCGCGCGCGGTCGCGGCGCGGAGCGGGCCGCGGAGCGGGCGCGGCCGGGGGAGCGGGCGTGGCCCGGGAACGCGCGGAGGCGGCGGCGCTCGCCGCGGAGGACGCGCCGGCCGACGACACCACCGTCCGCTGA
- a CDS encoding DUF1304 domain-containing protein, producing MIVLATVVVTLAAALHVGIFVMESVAWARPAVWRRFGVADQASADTTRPLAYNQGFYNLFLAIGAVIGLILFGVGLHAAGLALIYFTMASMLAASVVLVTSGRGYVRPALIQGTLPLIGIVLMLFS from the coding sequence ATGATCGTCCTCGCGACCGTCGTCGTCACGCTGGCAGCTGCGCTCCACGTCGGGATCTTCGTCATGGAGAGCGTCGCCTGGGCGCGGCCCGCCGTCTGGCGGCGCTTCGGCGTCGCCGACCAGGCGTCGGCCGACACCACCCGCCCGCTCGCCTACAACCAGGGCTTCTACAACCTGTTCCTGGCCATCGGCGCCGTCATCGGGCTGATCCTCTTCGGTGTCGGCCTGCACGCGGCCGGCCTCGCGCTCATCTACTTCACGATGGCGAGCATGCTCGCGGCGTCCGTCGTGCTCGTGACGAGCGGGCGCGGTTATGTGCGCCCTGCGCTCATCCAGGGCACCCTGCCGCTGATCGGCATCGTGCTCATGCTGTTCTCGTAG
- a CDS encoding MDR family oxidoreductase translates to MGDFRAIVIEQEKEGSRILAHTAEVRRVTDDFLMPGDVTIAVEFSDLNYKDGLAIAGRPGVARVSPLIPGIDLVGVVESSEDPRWRPGDRVVLNGDGIGESHHGGLAERARVRGDALVRVPGTLTSGQAAAIGTAGFTAMLAVLALERNGVDPEAVHAAGSSVLVTGAGGGVGSVAIALLAKLGYPVTASTGRPEQLAGYLTDLGTTAVIDRAELSDEGRPLQSQRWAGAVDSVGSHTLANVLAQTNYGGTVAACGLAQGPDLPATVLPFILRAVSLVGINSVEAPAALRDTAWRRLATDLDEEALAAMTRFIPLAEAIPAADDILAGRLRGRTVVDVRA, encoded by the coding sequence ATGGGCGACTTCCGCGCCATCGTCATCGAGCAGGAGAAGGAGGGGTCCCGGATCCTGGCCCACACCGCCGAGGTCCGGCGCGTGACCGACGACTTCCTCATGCCGGGCGACGTGACGATCGCCGTCGAGTTCTCCGACCTCAACTACAAGGATGGGCTGGCCATCGCGGGCCGGCCGGGGGTGGCGCGGGTGTCGCCGCTCATCCCCGGGATCGACCTCGTCGGGGTCGTGGAGTCGTCGGAGGATCCGCGCTGGCGCCCGGGCGACCGGGTCGTGCTCAACGGCGACGGCATCGGCGAGAGCCACCATGGCGGCCTGGCCGAGCGCGCCCGCGTGCGCGGCGACGCACTCGTCCGGGTACCGGGCACGCTGACGTCCGGGCAGGCCGCCGCGATCGGGACGGCCGGATTCACGGCGATGCTGGCCGTGCTCGCGCTGGAGCGCAACGGCGTCGACCCGGAGGCCGTGCACGCCGCGGGGTCGAGCGTGCTGGTGACCGGCGCCGGCGGCGGCGTGGGATCCGTCGCCATCGCGCTGCTGGCAAAACTCGGCTACCCGGTTACGGCCTCGACCGGCCGGCCCGAGCAGCTGGCGGGCTACCTCACCGACCTCGGCACCACCGCCGTCATCGACCGGGCCGAGCTCTCCGACGAGGGACGGCCGCTGCAGAGCCAGCGCTGGGCCGGGGCCGTCGACTCCGTCGGAAGCCACACCCTCGCCAACGTCCTCGCCCAGACGAACTACGGCGGGACGGTCGCGGCCTGCGGGCTCGCCCAGGGTCCCGACCTGCCTGCGACGGTGCTGCCGTTCATCCTGCGGGCGGTCAGCCTGGTGGGGATCAACTCCGTGGAGGCGCCCGCCGCCCTCCGCGACACGGCCTGGCGCCGGCTCGCCACCGACCTGGACGAGGAGGCGCTCGCCGCGATGACCCGGTTCATCCCGCTCGCCGAGGCGATCCCGGCCGCCGACGACATCCTGGCGGGCCGGCTCCGGGGGCGCACCGTCGTCGACGTCCGGGCGTGA
- a CDS encoding ROK family protein, with amino-acid sequence MATQRRTPGSQTSLREANRARIVDAIKKHGGLTQVELAGATGLSPATVSNIVKELSTSGVLHTAQSIRSGRRAQHVTLAHALGLVVGVHFSTRHLRVALADVANTVVAENHMPLAKDHRADNELDKVSMLLTDMLDSVDASRDEVLAVGLAVPAPLDRATGTIARSGIMRGWDGVVIAEALERRVKRPVFIDNAANLTALAESRLGAGRGKRTTITLDVGDGIGAGLLLNGQLFRGNNGVAGEFGHTTIRENGPLCRCGNRGCLEAIAGGPAILDELRDHLGSLKLGDVVLQAMAGDARCIRAIADAGRHIGIATANLCNLLDPERVVVGGELARAGELLLGPMRHAVERSIIVNEDLMPDIVQGQLGVRAATLGAVAHAVDSISITSVGVAV; translated from the coding sequence GTGGCAACGCAGCGGCGAACTCCGGGCTCGCAGACTTCACTTCGTGAAGCCAACCGGGCTCGGATCGTCGACGCCATCAAGAAGCACGGGGGCCTGACGCAGGTCGAACTGGCCGGCGCGACGGGGCTCTCCCCCGCCACCGTCTCCAACATCGTCAAGGAGCTCTCCACCTCCGGCGTCCTGCATACGGCGCAGAGCATCCGCTCCGGCCGGCGCGCCCAGCACGTCACGCTCGCGCACGCGCTCGGGCTCGTCGTCGGCGTCCACTTCTCCACGCGGCACCTGCGCGTGGCGCTCGCCGACGTCGCGAACACGGTCGTCGCCGAGAACCACATGCCGCTCGCCAAGGACCACCGCGCGGACAACGAGCTCGACAAGGTGTCCATGCTGCTGACGGACATGCTCGACTCGGTCGACGCCTCCCGCGACGAGGTGCTGGCGGTCGGGCTGGCGGTCCCCGCCCCGCTCGACCGCGCGACCGGCACGATCGCGCGCAGCGGCATCATGCGCGGCTGGGACGGCGTGGTCATCGCGGAGGCGCTGGAACGCCGGGTGAAGCGCCCGGTGTTCATCGACAACGCCGCCAACCTCACCGCCCTGGCGGAGTCCCGGCTCGGAGCGGGCCGCGGCAAGCGGACCACGATCACGCTCGACGTCGGCGACGGGATCGGCGCCGGCCTGCTGCTGAACGGCCAGCTCTTCCGGGGCAACAACGGCGTCGCCGGCGAGTTCGGCCACACCACGATCCGGGAGAACGGGCCGCTCTGCCGCTGCGGCAACCGCGGCTGCCTGGAGGCGATCGCGGGAGGCCCTGCCATCCTCGACGAGCTCCGCGACCACCTCGGCAGCCTCAAGCTCGGCGACGTGGTGCTGCAGGCGATGGCGGGCGACGCCCGCTGCATCCGGGCGATCGCCGACGCCGGCCGGCACATCGGGATCGCGACCGCCAACCTGTGCAACCTGCTCGACCCGGAGCGGGTCGTCGTCGGCGGCGAGCTCGCCCGCGCAGGCGAGCTGCTGCTCGGCCCGATGCGGCATGCCGTCGAGCGCTCGATCATCGTGAACGAGGACCTCATGCCGGACATCGTCCAGGGTCAGCTCGGGGTGCGCGCGGCCACGCTCGGAGCCGTGGCGCACGCGGTCGACAGCATCTCCATCACGAGCGTGGGCGTCGCGGTCTGA
- a CDS encoding sugar ABC transporter permease gives MTKAPETPAQVAADLQDERLIREQGLGGAVRAFGRRVRGGDLGSLPVVVGLIVIWVVFQILNPNFLSANNLVNLTLQCAAIGTISIGIVLVLLLGQIDLSVGSVSGVAAAILGVGFTQLHWPLALTVIVAILAGSLIGFLYGQLFTRFGVPSFVITLAGLLGFLGVQLWILGPNSSINIPYDSWIVNFAQQTFLPPWAAYALAAIAALSMFWSDWRRNVRRRNAGLSEGSMAVVLIKSGLLLIGLCIAVWYLSTDRGTGAMFLFFVILVVIMNFFLTRTKWGRSVFAVGGSVEAARRAGIKVNRIFISVFVLCSTFAAIGGLLAAARLASVSAGSGGTDTNLNAIAAAVIGGTSLFGGRGSAWSALLGILVIQSISNGLTLLNLDSSYRFMITGAVLLLAVIIDSLSRRSRESHGQA, from the coding sequence ATGACCAAGGCACCAGAGACCCCGGCCCAGGTCGCGGCCGACCTCCAGGACGAGCGCCTCATCCGCGAACAGGGGCTGGGCGGCGCGGTCCGCGCGTTCGGCCGCCGCGTGCGCGGCGGCGACCTGGGCTCGCTGCCCGTCGTCGTCGGGCTCATCGTGATCTGGGTGGTCTTCCAGATCCTCAACCCGAACTTCCTCAGCGCCAACAACCTGGTCAACCTGACCCTGCAGTGCGCGGCGATCGGCACGATCTCGATCGGCATCGTCCTGGTGCTGCTGCTCGGCCAGATCGACCTGTCGGTCGGCTCGGTGAGCGGTGTCGCCGCGGCGATCCTCGGCGTCGGCTTCACGCAGCTGCACTGGCCGCTGGCGCTCACGGTGATCGTCGCCATCCTCGCCGGCTCGCTGATCGGCTTCCTCTACGGCCAGCTGTTCACCCGGTTCGGCGTGCCGAGCTTCGTGATCACCCTGGCCGGTCTGCTCGGCTTCCTGGGCGTCCAGCTCTGGATCCTCGGGCCGAACAGCTCGATCAACATCCCCTACGACTCGTGGATCGTGAACTTCGCGCAGCAGACGTTCCTGCCGCCGTGGGCGGCGTACGCGCTGGCAGCGATCGCCGCGCTCTCGATGTTCTGGTCGGACTGGCGGCGCAACGTCCGCCGGCGCAACGCCGGTCTCTCCGAGGGCTCGATGGCCGTGGTCCTCATCAAGTCCGGACTGCTCCTGATCGGGCTCTGCATCGCCGTCTGGTACCTCTCGACCGACCGCGGCACCGGCGCGATGTTCCTGTTCTTCGTGATCCTCGTCGTCATCATGAACTTCTTCCTCACCCGGACGAAGTGGGGCCGCTCGGTGTTCGCCGTCGGCGGCTCGGTGGAGGCGGCCCGCCGCGCCGGCATCAAGGTGAACCGCATCTTCATCAGCGTGTTCGTGCTCTGCTCCACCTTCGCGGCGATCGGCGGCCTGCTCGCCGCGGCCCGCCTGGCGTCGGTGAGCGCGGGCTCCGGTGGGACGGACACCAACCTGAACGCGATCGCCGCCGCGGTCATCGGCGGCACGAGCCTCTTCGGCGGCCGCGGATCGGCGTGGTCGGCCCTGCTCGGCATTCTCGTCATCCAGTCGATCTCGAACGGCCTGACGCTGCTCAACCTCGACTCGTCGTACCGCTTCATGATCACCGGAGCGGTCCTGCTGCTCGCGGTCATCATCGACTCGCTGTCCCGCCGCTCGCGCGAATCGCACGGGCAAGCATAG
- a CDS encoding sugar ABC transporter substrate-binding protein, translating into MKIATKRAVIASAAILATALTLTACSNGSGNTSTNNASGAANAKIGLLLPDSVTARYEAADKPYFEAKVKELCSGCTVLYANADGDASKQQQQAESMLTQGVKVLVLDPFDGEAAASIVGEAKAKNIPVISYDRLINSPDLNYYISFDNEKVGQLQATALVDKLKKDGVPSGSGILMVNGSPTDNNATLFKKGAHSVIDSSGFKVLAEYDTPGWDPAKAQDWVSGQVSQFKSQIKGVYAANDGTGGGAIAAMKAANLSPLPPTTGQDAELAGIQRILAGDQYMTVYKALKPEAEQAATLAIALTKGQKPSEQTVQVSTAGGAKIASILLTPVAVTTDNIESTVVKDQFYGPDSAAKICTPDYKAACDKYGIK; encoded by the coding sequence ATGAAGATCGCCACCAAGAGAGCGGTCATAGCGTCCGCCGCGATCCTGGCCACAGCCCTCACCCTCACAGCCTGTTCCAACGGTTCCGGCAACACGTCGACGAACAACGCGTCGGGCGCCGCGAACGCCAAGATCGGTCTCCTCCTCCCCGACTCGGTCACCGCCCGCTACGAAGCGGCCGACAAGCCCTACTTCGAGGCGAAGGTCAAGGAGCTCTGCTCCGGCTGCACCGTCCTGTACGCGAACGCGGACGGCGACGCCAGCAAGCAGCAGCAGCAGGCCGAGTCCATGCTGACCCAGGGCGTCAAGGTGCTCGTCCTCGACCCGTTCGACGGTGAGGCCGCCGCGTCGATCGTCGGCGAGGCGAAGGCCAAGAACATCCCGGTCATCTCCTACGACCGCCTGATCAACAGCCCCGACCTGAACTACTACATCTCGTTCGACAACGAGAAGGTCGGCCAGCTGCAGGCCACCGCCCTCGTCGACAAGCTGAAGAAGGACGGCGTGCCCTCCGGCAGCGGCATCCTGATGGTCAACGGCTCGCCGACGGACAACAACGCCACTCTCTTCAAGAAGGGCGCGCACAGCGTGATCGACTCGAGCGGCTTCAAGGTGCTCGCCGAGTACGACACACCAGGATGGGACCCCGCCAAGGCCCAGGACTGGGTGTCCGGTCAGGTCTCGCAGTTCAAGAGCCAGATCAAGGGCGTCTACGCGGCGAACGACGGCACCGGCGGTGGCGCGATCGCGGCCATGAAGGCGGCCAACCTGAGCCCGCTGCCCCCGACGACCGGTCAGGACGCTGAGCTCGCGGGCATCCAGCGGATCCTCGCCGGCGACCAGTACATGACCGTCTACAAGGCGCTGAAGCCGGAGGCCGAGCAGGCGGCGACCCTCGCCATCGCTCTGACCAAGGGCCAGAAGCCGTCCGAGCAGACCGTCCAGGTCTCCACCGCGGGCGGCGCGAAGATCGCGTCCATCCTGCTGACCCCGGTCGCGGTGACCACGGACAACATCGAGTCCACGGTCGTGAAGGACCAGTTCTACGGTCCCGACTCCGCGGCGAAGATCTGCACCCCGGACTACAAGGCGGCGTGCGACAAGTACGGCATCAAGTAG
- a CDS encoding isocitrate lyase/PEP mutase family protein has protein sequence MTSITERGAELRRLHDAPELLQVVNVWDAISAKAVAALPETRALATASHSIAATLGYEDGENIPLDLMLDMVGRIVAATDLPVSADLEGGYGDPGETIRRAIGVGAVGANLEDQVRPFEEAVAHVRAAVAAADKEGVPFALNARTDVWLRNALPTAAEKTAEAVRRGRAFLDEGATCVFVPGRLDEETVRELVAGLGVRKLSVIAVPGSLPPARLHELGVARVSYGPWTQRVALAALQRTASELYAGGELPADVPVLN, from the coding sequence ATGACCTCCATCACCGAACGCGGCGCCGAGCTGCGCCGTCTCCACGACGCCCCCGAGCTGCTCCAGGTCGTCAACGTGTGGGACGCGATCAGCGCGAAGGCCGTGGCCGCCCTCCCGGAGACCCGCGCGCTGGCGACCGCGAGTCATTCGATCGCGGCGACGCTCGGCTACGAGGACGGCGAGAACATCCCGCTCGACCTGATGCTCGACATGGTCGGCCGCATCGTCGCGGCCACCGATCTCCCGGTGAGCGCCGACCTCGAAGGCGGCTACGGCGACCCGGGCGAGACGATCCGCCGGGCGATCGGCGTCGGCGCGGTCGGAGCCAACCTGGAGGACCAGGTGCGTCCGTTCGAGGAGGCCGTCGCGCACGTGCGTGCCGCGGTCGCCGCCGCGGACAAGGAGGGCGTGCCGTTCGCCCTCAACGCGCGCACCGACGTCTGGCTCAGGAACGCCCTCCCGACCGCCGCCGAGAAGACCGCGGAGGCGGTGCGCCGCGGCCGGGCGTTCCTCGACGAGGGTGCGACCTGCGTTTTCGTCCCCGGCCGCCTCGACGAGGAGACCGTGCGGGAGCTCGTCGCCGGGCTCGGCGTCCGGAAGCTGAGCGTGATCGCGGTGCCGGGGTCGCTGCCGCCCGCGCGGCTGCACGAGCTGGGCGTCGCCCGGGTCTCCTACGGCCCGTGGACGCAGCGCGTCGCGCTCGCCGCCCTGCAGCGCACCGCCTCGGAGCTCTACGCCGGCGGCGAGCTGCCCGCCGACGTCCCCGTCCTGAACTGA